The following are encoded together in the Serratia odorifera genome:
- a CDS encoding DUF421 domain-containing protein: MKVFDFNRIAINDYPYTYLLEVAFRSVFTFFLAYIFLRWVGRRGVKQMTLFELIIILTLGSAAGDVALNQDSPLLPVIITFITITGLYRFFTTLINKSTRLQIKLEGKPILLVKEGVLHWENTKKQSFAYEEFIMELREKGIDHLGQVRLAILEIDGNLSVYFYKDEDVKPGLSVLPFSMVECCNTIESEGYYSCTCCSYTCFLQKGDDFNCPRCQSEKWTVASQEKRIT, from the coding sequence ATGAAAGTTTTTGATTTCAATAGAATTGCAATCAATGATTATCCGTATACCTACCTGCTTGAAGTGGCGTTTCGTTCGGTGTTTACCTTTTTCCTGGCCTATATTTTCCTGCGCTGGGTGGGGCGACGTGGCGTCAAGCAAATGACCCTGTTCGAATTGATCATCATTCTGACCCTGGGGTCGGCGGCCGGCGATGTTGCGCTTAACCAGGACTCACCGCTACTGCCAGTGATAATCACCTTTATTACCATTACCGGCCTGTATCGGTTTTTCACCACCTTGATTAATAAAAGCACGCGCTTGCAGATTAAATTGGAGGGCAAGCCGATTTTATTGGTTAAAGAAGGGGTGTTGCACTGGGAAAATACCAAGAAGCAAAGTTTTGCCTATGAAGAGTTTATTATGGAGTTGAGGGAAAAAGGCATTGACCATCTTGGACAGGTCAGACTGGCGATCTTGGAGATAGATGGCAACCTTAGCGTCTATTTTTATAAGGATGAAGATGTTAAACCAGGTTTGTCGGTATTGCCATTTTCCATGGTGGAATGTTGCAATACTATCGAATCTGAGGGCTATTATTCATGTACCTGCTGTAGTTACACCTGTTTTTTGCAGAAGGGCGATGATTTTAACTGCCCACGCTGCCAATCCGAAAAATGGACCGTTGCCAGTCAAGAAAAACGTATTACCTGA
- a CDS encoding oxidoreductase, protein MSKTWFITGASRGIGAEIVKAALTAGDNVVAAMRNPSPSPPDGEQLLTVRLDVSQPEQITQALAAASARFGRIDILVNNAGYGELGLFEEIPPQMAEQQFATNVFGLFNVTRAVLPLMRAQRGGMIFNLSSIGGMVGGAGASLYCSSKFAVEGFSESLAAEVAQFNIAVTLIEPGYFRTDFLDDRSVRFAAASIDDYRALSQQFTDGMQQRSHRQAGDPKKLADAILQLAASERPPIRFLAGSDAVEVAENKIATLSQELAAYRQLSISTDGEF, encoded by the coding sequence ATGAGCAAGACATGGTTTATTACCGGCGCTTCCCGCGGGATCGGTGCCGAAATTGTCAAAGCGGCCCTGACGGCAGGCGATAACGTGGTGGCAGCAATGCGTAACCCCTCGCCGTCGCCCCCTGATGGCGAGCAACTGCTGACGGTCAGACTGGACGTCAGTCAGCCCGAGCAGATTACCCAGGCGCTGGCCGCCGCTAGCGCACGTTTTGGCAGGATTGATATATTAGTCAACAACGCCGGCTACGGTGAACTGGGGTTGTTCGAAGAAATTCCACCGCAGATGGCCGAGCAGCAGTTTGCCACCAATGTGTTCGGCCTGTTTAACGTCACGCGTGCCGTATTGCCACTGATGCGCGCCCAACGTGGCGGGATGATTTTTAATCTCTCGTCCATTGGCGGCATGGTCGGCGGTGCTGGCGCATCGCTGTACTGCAGCAGTAAATTTGCCGTGGAGGGATTTTCCGAATCGCTGGCGGCCGAAGTGGCGCAGTTCAACATTGCCGTTACGCTGATCGAGCCGGGCTATTTTCGCACCGACTTTCTTGATGATCGGTCGGTGCGCTTTGCCGCAGCCAGCATTGATGATTACCGTGCCCTGTCACAACAGTTCACCGACGGCATGCAACAGCGCAGCCATCGGCAAGCCGGCGACCCGAAGAAACTCGCTGATGCCATACTGCAACTCGCGGCAAGCGAACGCCCCCCGATACGCTTTCTCGCCGGCAGTGACGCGGTCGAGGTCGCGGAAAACAAAATCGCCACGCTGAGCCAGGAGCTGGCCGCCTACCGCCAGCTTTCCATCAGCACCGATGGCGAATTCTAA
- the katE gene encoding catalase HPII — protein sequence MSKKPIAKPQDKTTKMKKVSAGNPADEIHLGDTAPVDNSHLPSPKPTAPGKEPTAPGSKKKTGPASAKIKALEINRKYDDRQPLTTNQGTRIGDDQNSLKAGARGPTLLEDFIMREKITHFDHERIPERIVHARGSAAHGYFELYKSLAHLSKADFLQHEGQKTPVYVRFSTVQGSRGSADTVRDIRGFATKFYTQEGIFDLVGNNTPVFFIQDAIKFPDFVHAVKPEPHNEIPQGASAHDSFWDFVSLQPETLHNVIWAMSDRGIPRSYRTMEGFGIHTFRLVNAQGKATFVRFHWKPVAGKASLLWDEAQKLAGKDADFHRRDLWEAIEAGDYPEYQLGVQLIPEEDEFKFDFDLLDATKLIPEELVPVELVGKMVLDRNPDNFFAETEQVAFHPGHIVPGIDFTNDPLLQGRLFSYTDTQISRLGGPNFHEIPINRPTCPYHNLQRDGMHRMDIDTNPANYSPNSINNNWPRETPPSASGGGFASYAERIDAHKIRERSESFQEYYAQPRLFWLSQTPVEQQHIIDAFSFELGKVARAYIRQRVVEKLAHIDTTLAKKVAFNLGITLSASVLKTPAPKPVNGLQKDPALSLYAMPGGSVKGRVVAVLLGAGVVSNDLLSMLKDLKKRGVHAKLLAATQGVLQGSDGSQIHIDATFAGAPSITVDAVLVPDGAAAALLGSGDAQHYLLEAYKHLKVIGLSGDALQLKSLWHGNEQAEEGVIEARAVKGEMMERFIQALAAHRVWSRSAKAAAIPA from the coding sequence ATGTCGAAAAAACCTATTGCAAAACCGCAGGATAAAACCACCAAAATGAAAAAAGTATCGGCAGGCAATCCTGCAGATGAGATTCATTTGGGGGATACTGCGCCGGTAGATAATTCACATTTACCTAGCCCAAAACCGACCGCGCCAGGCAAAGAGCCGACTGCGCCCGGCAGCAAGAAAAAAACCGGGCCGGCCAGTGCCAAAATCAAGGCGTTAGAGATCAATCGCAAATATGACGATCGACAGCCGCTGACCACTAACCAGGGGACGCGTATCGGTGACGATCAAAACTCGCTGAAGGCTGGCGCGCGTGGGCCGACGCTGCTGGAAGACTTCATCATGCGCGAGAAGATCACGCATTTTGACCATGAACGTATTCCAGAACGCATTGTGCATGCGCGTGGTTCGGCGGCGCATGGCTATTTTGAGTTATATAAAAGCCTGGCGCACCTGAGCAAAGCGGATTTCCTGCAACATGAAGGGCAAAAAACGCCGGTTTACGTACGTTTCTCAACGGTGCAGGGCTCTCGCGGCTCGGCGGATACGGTGCGCGATATCCGCGGTTTCGCCACCAAGTTTTATACTCAGGAAGGCATATTCGATCTGGTTGGCAACAATACGCCGGTGTTCTTCATTCAGGACGCAATCAAGTTTCCTGATTTCGTGCATGCGGTGAAACCGGAACCGCATAATGAAATCCCGCAGGGCGCCAGCGCCCACGACAGTTTTTGGGATTTTGTTTCGCTCCAGCCGGAAACGCTGCATAACGTGATCTGGGCGATGTCGGATCGCGGTATTCCGCGCAGCTATCGGACGATGGAAGGTTTTGGTATTCATACCTTCCGCTTGGTTAATGCTCAGGGCAAAGCCACGTTTGTGCGTTTCCACTGGAAGCCAGTGGCGGGTAAAGCGTCGCTACTGTGGGACGAAGCGCAAAAACTGGCGGGCAAGGACGCCGATTTTCATCGCCGCGATCTGTGGGAGGCTATCGAAGCCGGCGATTACCCGGAATATCAGCTGGGAGTACAGTTGATCCCGGAAGAAGACGAGTTCAAGTTCGATTTTGATCTGCTGGACGCCACCAAGCTGATCCCGGAGGAACTGGTACCGGTAGAGCTGGTCGGCAAAATGGTGCTGGATCGCAACCCTGACAATTTCTTCGCCGAAACCGAACAGGTGGCATTCCACCCAGGGCATATTGTGCCGGGGATTGATTTCACTAACGATCCGCTGTTGCAAGGGCGCCTGTTTTCCTACACCGATACGCAGATCAGCCGTCTGGGTGGGCCGAACTTCCACGAAATACCGATTAACCGACCGACCTGCCCGTATCACAATTTGCAACGCGACGGCATGCACCGGATGGATATCGACACCAATCCGGCCAACTACAGCCCGAATTCAATCAACAATAACTGGCCACGAGAAACGCCGCCCTCGGCTAGCGGCGGCGGTTTTGCCAGTTACGCCGAGCGGATTGATGCGCATAAAATTCGTGAAAGGAGCGAGTCGTTCCAGGAATATTATGCGCAGCCGCGGCTGTTCTGGCTGAGTCAGACGCCGGTAGAACAGCAGCACATCATTGATGCGTTCTCGTTTGAACTGGGCAAAGTGGCACGCGCCTATATCCGTCAGCGCGTGGTGGAAAAACTGGCGCATATCGATACCACATTGGCGAAAAAGGTGGCGTTCAATCTGGGCATTACCCTGTCGGCCAGCGTATTGAAAACGCCAGCGCCGAAACCGGTCAACGGCCTGCAAAAAGATCCGGCGTTGAGTCTGTATGCCATGCCGGGCGGTAGCGTTAAAGGCCGTGTTGTCGCCGTGTTGTTGGGGGCGGGTGTGGTATCCAATGACCTGCTGAGCATGCTCAAAGATCTGAAAAAACGCGGCGTGCACGCTAAATTGCTGGCGGCTACGCAGGGCGTGTTGCAGGGCAGCGACGGTTCGCAGATTCATATCGATGCCACCTTCGCCGGTGCACCTTCCATTACCGTTGATGCGGTACTGGTGCCTGACGGTGCGGCCGCTGCATTGCTAGGCAGCGGTGATGCCCAGCATTATCTGCTGGAGGCTTACAAGCACCTCAAGGTCATTGGTCTGAGCGGTGATGCGCTGCAATTGAAGTCGCTGTGGCATGGGAATGAGCAGGCAGAAGAGGGCGTCATCGAGGCCAGGGCGGTGAAAGGCGAGATGATGGAGCGCTTTATTCAGGCGCTGGCCGCACACCGGGTATGGAGCCGCAGTGCCAAAGCGGCGGCGATCCCCGCGTAG
- a CDS encoding SDR family oxidoreductase yields MEQRNQPAQHQDEQPGFENEMLPEPVYDDPAYRAGGKLEGKVAIITGGDSGIGRAATIAYVKEGAKVTVVYLDEDEDAKETKRCAAKYGGEILLLKGDLRDNGFVKQIVAKTIANFGKLDILVNNAGEQHPVDQPEMITEEQLEKTFATNFFSMVKLTQTALEYLPKDGVIINTSSVTAYHGNPDLIDYSATKGAITAFTRSLALKLCQRGIRVNSVAPGPIWTPLIPASFGADKVAQFGKDTPMKRPGQPSELAAAYVYLASSDSSYMTGQTLHINGGMILNG; encoded by the coding sequence ATGGAACAGAGAAACCAACCTGCACAGCATCAAGATGAACAGCCGGGCTTCGAGAATGAAATGCTGCCTGAACCGGTCTATGACGACCCGGCATACCGCGCCGGCGGTAAACTGGAAGGGAAGGTGGCGATCATTACCGGTGGTGATAGCGGGATTGGGCGGGCTGCAACCATTGCCTATGTGAAAGAAGGGGCAAAGGTCACGGTGGTTTATCTGGATGAAGATGAAGACGCTAAGGAAACCAAGCGTTGCGCGGCGAAGTACGGCGGGGAAATCCTGCTGCTGAAGGGCGACCTGCGAGATAACGGCTTCGTGAAGCAAATCGTGGCGAAAACCATCGCCAATTTCGGCAAGCTGGATATTCTGGTTAATAACGCCGGTGAACAGCACCCGGTCGATCAACCGGAGATGATCACCGAAGAACAATTGGAAAAAACCTTTGCCACCAATTTCTTCAGCATGGTGAAACTTACCCAGACGGCATTGGAATATCTGCCCAAGGACGGGGTGATCATCAACACCTCGTCGGTGACGGCCTATCACGGCAATCCCGATCTGATTGACTATTCGGCAACCAAGGGCGCGATCACCGCCTTTACCCGCTCGCTGGCGCTGAAGCTGTGCCAGCGGGGTATCCGCGTTAATTCAGTTGCCCCGGGGCCAATCTGGACACCGCTTATTCCAGCTTCATTCGGGGCGGATAAAGTAGCCCAGTTCGGTAAAGATACGCCGATGAAACGCCCTGGACAGCCTTCGGAGCTGGCTGCGGCCTATGTGTATCTGGCAAGCAGCGATTCGTCGTACATGACGGGACAAACGCTGCACATCAACGGCGGGATGATCCTTAACGGCTAA
- a CDS encoding DUF421 domain-containing protein: MDIVFRATAIYLILFIVLKIAGSRTLLQMTSFDFILLLIISEATQQAMLPDDFSVTAAFITIVTLFTIDIVFSLIKTYIPLADKFLDGSPVILVENGKILRWRLTKLHLTTDDILEVARNKQGIEDIGQIKFAIMEKNGDISIIPQQQK, encoded by the coding sequence ATGGACATTGTCTTCCGCGCTACGGCTATCTATCTGATACTGTTTATCGTATTGAAAATCGCCGGTAGCCGCACCTTGTTGCAAATGACTTCTTTTGATTTCATTTTATTGCTCATTATCAGTGAGGCCACGCAACAGGCCATGTTGCCGGACGATTTTTCGGTGACGGCAGCTTTTATTACCATTGTCACCTTATTTACCATCGATATTGTTTTCTCATTAATAAAAACCTATATCCCTTTAGCTGATAAATTTCTGGATGGTTCACCGGTAATTCTGGTAGAGAACGGCAAGATATTGCGCTGGCGGCTGACCAAGCTGCATTTAACCACCGACGACATCCTGGAAGTGGCGCGTAACAAACAGGGAATAGAAGACATTGGCCAGATTAAATTTGCCATTATGGAAAAAAACGGTGATATATCTATCATCCCGCAACAACAAAAATAA
- a CDS encoding host-nuclease inhibitor Gam family protein gives MRNHSETFNLQDKPRNRDDIAEAIKRLGELDREMSALENELNEKISQLTDRYMTSIKQSKSQYQKLYQDIAIWCEANKERLLTDDGKKSVNLITGEVKWRIRPPAVIVNDPQQALAALKRFGLNQFIRTRETINKEAILHQPEQIKGIAGIAILEGQEDVIVTPYEKALD, from the coding sequence ATGCGTAACCACAGTGAAACATTCAATTTGCAAGACAAACCGAGAAACCGCGATGATATCGCCGAGGCGATTAAACGACTTGGCGAACTCGATCGAGAAATGAGCGCCCTGGAAAACGAGCTCAATGAAAAAATAAGCCAGTTGACCGACCGCTATATGACCAGCATTAAACAGAGCAAATCCCAGTATCAGAAGCTCTATCAGGATATCGCCATCTGGTGTGAGGCCAATAAGGAACGGCTGTTGACAGACGATGGCAAAAAGTCCGTCAATCTCATCACCGGTGAAGTGAAGTGGCGTATCCGCCCCCCGGCGGTGATTGTCAACGATCCACAGCAGGCGTTGGCCGCTTTGAAACGCTTTGGCCTCAATCAATTCATCCGTACTCGGGAAACGATTAACAAGGAGGCGATTTTGCATCAGCCGGAACAGATTAAAGGCATTGCGGGCATTGCCATACTCGAAGGTCAGGAAGATGTCATTGTCACCCCTTATGAAAAGGCGCTCGATTAA
- a CDS encoding AraC family transcriptional regulator: MQQLDELGDLIDRHCRGMIDITAIPRVMLSRSDCLTAAIPAVYQPMVCIVAQGAKRASLGEKVFEYNPANYLITSVALPLSGAVCCATKTEPYLALGLELDCAQLASLAIGMPAPVGVSPNAAIAVHSLNTDLLDPIVRLLRLLDHPQDVSTLAPLIEREILYRLLQGEQSAMLRQIAVPDSRLGQVHRAAQWINQHYAQPFEIAELAADCGMSPSSLHRHFKAVTGVSPLQYQKRIRLQQARHMLVAQQRDVGSIAFSVGYESPSQFSREYARLFGMPPAKDASELRKAGRYSA; this comes from the coding sequence ATGCAGCAGCTTGATGAATTGGGTGATTTAATCGACAGGCACTGTCGTGGGATGATCGACATTACGGCGATCCCTCGCGTGATGTTGTCCCGATCCGATTGTCTGACCGCAGCGATCCCGGCGGTTTACCAGCCGATGGTCTGCATTGTGGCGCAAGGGGCGAAACGCGCTTCGCTGGGGGAAAAGGTGTTTGAGTATAATCCGGCAAATTACCTGATTACCTCTGTGGCGCTGCCGCTGAGCGGTGCGGTGTGTTGCGCCACCAAAACCGAACCCTATCTGGCCCTTGGACTGGAATTGGATTGTGCACAATTAGCGTCACTGGCGATTGGCATGCCGGCCCCGGTCGGCGTAAGTCCCAACGCGGCAATCGCCGTACATAGCCTGAACACCGATTTGCTGGATCCGATCGTACGCCTGCTACGGTTACTGGATCATCCACAGGATGTTTCGACCCTGGCACCGCTGATTGAACGCGAAATCCTCTACCGCCTGTTGCAAGGCGAGCAGAGCGCGATGTTGCGACAAATTGCCGTACCTGACAGCCGACTGGGGCAGGTGCATCGAGCGGCGCAATGGATCAATCAACATTATGCACAACCGTTTGAAATTGCTGAGTTAGCGGCTGATTGTGGTATGAGTCCATCCTCATTGCACCGGCACTTCAAAGCGGTAACCGGTGTCAGCCCATTGCAATATCAAAAGCGCATTCGTCTGCAACAGGCGCGCCATATGCTGGTGGCGCAACAGCGGGATGTTGGTAGCATAGCGTTCAGCGTGGGTTATGAAAGTCCGTCGCAGTTCAGCCGGGAATACGCACGGCTGTTTGGCATGCCGCCGGCGAAAGACGCTAGCGAGTTGCGAAAAGCAGGCCGTTATTCAGCGTAG
- a CDS encoding YbdK family carboxylate-amine ligase encodes MPRKFKPSTPLSIGTEIELQLIDIKTLNLSDKAALIVADINDKKHIKHELTRSMLEINSSVHLQLTELKQELAAQVQRVRATAQRHQCDVTGGGRHLCNDWKDQLITNAQRYKKLATRFGYISKMACVFGQHIHIGVSNGDESIYLCHALTPYFPQLLALSASSPYYQGEDTLFASSRFSAQNSFPNYGCIEKIYSWQEFTEYYDTLTSAGVIESIKDIYWDARPKPELGTVEIRVCDTPLHISHAANLVGYCRLIARYLLKNRHEIIPEYNAFSMYNKLNACRHGLQADYVDAQTLQRCSLAEHILTTLTRLHPEAVDDEERQLLQTLERFVRRGANDADNIRRLLDSGLTQPETIKRMCDALLVPMS; translated from the coding sequence ATGCCTCGTAAATTCAAGCCATCCACGCCTCTCAGCATTGGCACGGAAATAGAACTCCAACTGATTGATATTAAAACCCTCAACCTGTCTGACAAGGCGGCGTTGATTGTCGCGGATATCAATGATAAAAAACACATTAAGCACGAATTAACGCGTTCAATGCTGGAAATCAACAGTTCGGTACATCTTCAGCTGACTGAGTTAAAACAGGAACTGGCAGCCCAGGTGCAACGTGTACGCGCCACCGCCCAGCGGCATCAGTGCGACGTCACCGGCGGCGGGCGCCACCTGTGCAATGACTGGAAAGATCAGCTGATTACCAATGCACAACGCTATAAAAAATTGGCGACGCGCTTCGGTTATATCAGCAAAATGGCCTGTGTGTTCGGCCAGCATATCCATATCGGCGTGAGCAACGGTGATGAATCGATATATTTATGCCACGCGCTAACGCCCTATTTCCCGCAACTTCTGGCACTTAGTGCATCTTCACCTTATTATCAGGGCGAAGATACGCTATTCGCCAGCTCTCGCTTCAGCGCGCAAAATTCCTTTCCCAACTATGGATGTATTGAAAAAATATATTCATGGCAGGAGTTTACTGAATATTACGACACGCTAACCTCTGCCGGCGTTATCGAAAGTATCAAGGACATCTATTGGGATGCGCGACCAAAACCGGAGCTTGGTACGGTAGAAATAAGAGTCTGTGACACGCCATTACATATTAGCCACGCGGCAAACCTGGTGGGATATTGTCGTTTAATTGCCCGTTATCTATTGAAAAATCGGCATGAAATCATCCCGGAATATAACGCGTTCTCCATGTACAACAAATTGAATGCCTGCCGTCATGGATTGCAGGCCGATTACGTCGATGCCCAAACGTTACAGCGTTGCAGCCTGGCCGAACATATCCTGACGACGCTGACCCGACTCCACCCAGAGGCCGTTGATGATGAGGAGCGCCAGTTGCTGCAAACGCTTGAACGTTTTGTCCGGCGTGGGGCCAATGATGCCGATAACATTCGCCGCTTGCTGGACAGTGGTTTAACACAGCCGGAGACCATCAAACGCATGTGCGACGCCCTGCTGGTGCCAATGAGTTAA
- a CDS encoding ferritin-like domain-containing protein, producing MSDLKDHFIDWLRDAHAMEEQAETMLNGMKDRVKDYPQLHNRVIQHLEETKQQQQQLKSCIERLDTSTSSMKDLAGKAVALGQTLSGFFVEDEIVKGSMSSYVFEHMEIASYTTLIAAAELVGDYETQMVLEKILKQEQAMADWLLENMPSITKAYLNQK from the coding sequence ATGAGCGATTTAAAAGACCACTTCATCGACTGGCTGCGCGATGCGCACGCCATGGAGGAACAGGCGGAAACCATGCTCAACGGCATGAAGGATCGCGTAAAGGATTACCCACAGCTACATAACCGCGTGATTCAGCATCTGGAAGAAACCAAACAGCAGCAGCAACAGCTGAAGAGCTGTATCGAACGTCTGGATACTTCCACCTCCAGCATGAAGGATCTGGCGGGTAAGGCGGTAGCGCTTGGCCAGACGCTGAGCGGCTTCTTTGTCGAGGATGAGATCGTCAAGGGTTCAATGAGCTCTTATGTCTTCGAACATATGGAGATCGCCTCCTATACCACGCTGATCGCCGCTGCCGAACTGGTGGGTGACTATGAAACCCAAATGGTACTGGAAAAGATCCTCAAGCAGGAACAGGCGATGGCCGACTGGTTGCTGGAGAATATGCCATCTATCACAAAGGCTTATTTAAATCAGAAATAA
- a CDS encoding ferritin-like domain-containing protein — translation MSIKTLNDLFIHALSDVYSAEKQITKALPKLARAATTEELANAFKTHLEETQGQIERLDKLVESTPEVRIKRIKCLAMEGLIEEGQEVIDSVEAGPVRDAGLIAAAQKVEHYEIATYGTLCALAEKLGYTTAKKLLGETLEEEKSTDSKLTLLAEKKVNQKAA, via the coding sequence ATGTCAATCAAAACGTTGAACGATTTATTCATTCATGCACTCTCGGATGTATACAGCGCCGAAAAACAAATCACAAAAGCCCTACCTAAATTAGCGCGTGCTGCAACGACGGAAGAATTGGCCAATGCGTTTAAAACACACCTGGAAGAAACGCAGGGGCAAATTGAGCGGCTGGACAAACTGGTGGAAAGCACGCCAGAAGTACGCATAAAGCGCATCAAATGCCTGGCAATGGAAGGGTTGATCGAAGAGGGCCAGGAAGTGATTGATAGCGTTGAGGCAGGCCCGGTACGCGATGCCGGCCTGATTGCTGCGGCACAGAAAGTTGAACATTATGAGATTGCCACCTATGGCACTCTGTGTGCGCTGGCAGAAAAACTGGGCTATACCACGGCGAAAAAACTGTTAGGCGAAACGCTGGAAGAAGAGAAATCAACCGACAGCAAGCTGACCCTGCTGGCAGAAAAGAAAGTAAATCAGAAAGCCGCCTGA